One stretch of Streptomyces sp. NBC_01363 DNA includes these proteins:
- the paaN gene encoding phenylacetic acid degradation protein PaaN: MAAELSPHLLSEKHRPTLDQALDAIRTRAYWSPHPEHPKAYGEGGATGSLSAAEGKAAFDAVLNTRLDLGQPGTDGWTGGEVSPYGPELGVEYPHADLDVLLPAMRAGMPAWRAAGPETRALVCLEILARISARTHEFGHAVMHTSGQAFMMAFQAGGPHAQDRGLEAVAYAYEEQIRTPQSADWSKPQGKRDPLQLQKSFTAAPRGISLLIGCNTFPTWNGYPGLFASLATGNPVLVKPHPRAVLPLALTVQLAREVLAEADFDPNLVALAAERPGEGIAKTLALRPEIKIIDYTGSTAFGDWLETNARQAQVYTEKAGVNTIVLDSTDDYRGMLSNLAFSLSLYSGQMCTTPQNLLIPRDGITTDAGEKTYDEVVADIAAAVTGLLGDDTRANALLGALVNPDVKARLEAAADLGEVALPSREVANPEFPHAVVRTPTVVKLDATKPDDEEHFLSECFGPVAFAVAVGSTADAVELLRRTVRDQGAMTVGAYTTSPEVERAVEDVCLDESAQLSLNLTGGVYVNQTAAFSDFHGSGGNPAANAALCDGAFVSNRFRMVEVRRQA, translated from the coding sequence ATGGCCGCCGAGCTCTCCCCGCACCTGCTGTCCGAGAAGCACCGCCCCACGCTCGACCAGGCCCTCGACGCGATCCGTACGCGTGCCTACTGGTCCCCGCACCCCGAGCATCCGAAGGCATACGGCGAGGGCGGCGCCACCGGCAGCCTGAGCGCCGCCGAGGGCAAGGCCGCCTTCGACGCCGTGCTGAACACCCGGCTCGACCTCGGCCAGCCCGGCACCGACGGCTGGACGGGCGGGGAGGTCTCTCCGTACGGGCCGGAGCTCGGCGTCGAATATCCGCACGCCGACCTGGACGTCCTGCTTCCGGCGATGCGCGCGGGCATGCCCGCCTGGCGTGCGGCGGGCCCCGAGACCAGGGCCCTGGTCTGTCTGGAGATCCTTGCGCGGATCAGCGCCAGGACCCACGAGTTCGGCCACGCCGTGATGCACACCAGCGGCCAGGCCTTCATGATGGCGTTCCAGGCGGGCGGCCCGCACGCCCAGGACCGCGGCCTGGAGGCGGTGGCGTACGCGTACGAGGAGCAGATCCGCACCCCGCAGAGCGCCGACTGGTCCAAGCCGCAGGGCAAGCGTGACCCGCTCCAGCTGCAGAAGTCGTTCACCGCGGCGCCACGCGGCATCTCGCTGCTGATCGGCTGCAACACCTTCCCCACGTGGAACGGCTACCCCGGCCTCTTCGCCTCCCTGGCCACCGGCAATCCCGTCCTGGTCAAACCGCACCCACGCGCCGTGCTTCCGCTCGCGCTCACGGTGCAGCTGGCCCGCGAGGTGCTCGCCGAGGCCGACTTCGATCCCAACCTGGTCGCCCTGGCCGCCGAACGACCGGGCGAAGGCATCGCGAAGACGCTTGCCCTCCGCCCCGAAATCAAGATCATCGACTACACCGGGTCCACCGCCTTCGGCGACTGGCTGGAGACCAACGCCCGCCAGGCCCAGGTCTACACGGAGAAGGCCGGCGTCAACACGATCGTCCTCGACTCCACGGACGACTACCGCGGCATGCTGTCCAACCTGGCGTTCTCCCTCTCCCTGTACAGCGGCCAGATGTGCACGACCCCGCAGAACCTGCTGATTCCCCGGGACGGCATCACCACCGACGCCGGCGAGAAGACGTACGACGAAGTGGTCGCCGACATCGCCGCCGCCGTCACCGGCCTGCTGGGCGACGACACCCGGGCGAACGCACTGCTCGGCGCCCTGGTCAACCCCGATGTGAAGGCCCGCCTGGAAGCAGCCGCGGATCTGGGCGAGGTCGCCCTGCCCTCCCGCGAGGTGGCCAACCCGGAATTCCCCCACGCCGTGGTCCGCACCCCCACCGTCGTCAAGCTGGACGCCACCAAGCCGGACGACGAGGAGCACTTCCTGTCGGAGTGCTTCGGCCCGGTCGCCTTCGCGGTAGCGGTCGGCTCGACGGCCGACGCCGTTGAGCTGCTCCGCCGCACGGTGCGCGACCAGGGCGCGATGACGGTCGGCGCGTACACCACCTCACCGGAGGTGGAACGCGCGGTGGAAGACGTCTGCCTGGACGAATCGGCCCAGCTGTCGCTGAATCTGACCGGCGGGGTGTACGTCAACCAGACCGCGGCCTTCTCCGACTTCCACGGCTCGGGCGGCAACCCGGCGGCGAACGCGGCGCTGTGCGACGGAGCCTTCGTGTCCAACCGCTTCCGGATGGTGGAAGTCCGCCGCCAGGCATGA
- a CDS encoding TetR/AcrR family transcriptional regulator yields the protein MTTAKRDTYTPETLLAVAVRVFNERGYDGTSMEHLSRAAGISKSSIYHHVAGKEELLRRAVSRALDGLFGILDEPGATRGRAIERVEYVTRRTVDVLIAELPYVTLLLRVRGNTKTERWAMERRREFDQRVTDLLKAAVADGDLRSDVDIRLVTRLLFGMVNSLVEWYRPLPDGGVDGERLADTLVRVAFEGMRSSR from the coding sequence ATGACCACGGCCAAGCGGGACACGTACACCCCGGAGACTCTGCTCGCCGTTGCCGTCCGTGTCTTCAACGAGCGCGGCTACGACGGCACGTCCATGGAGCACCTCTCCAGGGCGGCGGGCATCTCCAAGTCGTCCATCTACCACCATGTCGCGGGCAAGGAGGAGCTCCTGCGCCGCGCGGTCAGCCGGGCGCTGGACGGGCTCTTCGGAATTCTCGACGAGCCGGGGGCGACGCGGGGGCGTGCGATCGAACGGGTCGAGTACGTCACCCGGCGCACCGTCGACGTGCTGATAGCCGAACTGCCCTACGTGACGCTGTTGCTGCGCGTACGGGGCAATACGAAGACGGAGCGCTGGGCCATGGAGCGGCGGCGCGAGTTCGACCAGCGGGTGACCGATCTGCTCAAGGCGGCGGTCGCGGACGGTGACCTCCGCTCCGACGTGGACATACGGCTGGTGACCCGGCTGCTCTTCGGAATGGTCAACTCCCTGGTGGAGTGGTACCGGCCGCTGCCCGACGGCGGAGTCGACGGGGAGCGGCTGGCGGACACGCTCGTCCGCGTGGCCTTCGAGGGGATGCGGTCCAGTCGTTGA